Proteins found in one Seonamhaeicola sp. S2-3 genomic segment:
- a CDS encoding S-adenosyl-l-methionine hydroxide adenosyltransferase family protein: MAIITLTTDFGEKDYFAGAIKGAIYSELPNIEIVDISHTVSPFNILEAAYIIQNAYSSFPKGTIHVIGIDSELNQENKHIAMKLDDHYFICANNGIMSMICSEIAPEKIVEINIHDKIQTSFPVLDVFVKVACHIARGGTLEVIGKTINEIKPIKNILPYVNDEKNQIMGKIIYVDNYGNVVTNIKKSFFETIQKGRAFEIYARNYKFNTIYKKYSDIVNFEIPEGKRNDEGKGLVVFNSGNFLEIAVYKSNSATVGSASSLMGLGLMDTVSVKFINE, encoded by the coding sequence ATGGCAATTATTACTTTAACAACCGATTTTGGGGAAAAAGATTACTTTGCTGGCGCTATAAAAGGCGCTATTTATAGTGAACTACCTAATATTGAAATTGTTGATATCTCACATACTGTATCGCCTTTTAATATTTTAGAGGCGGCCTATATTATACAGAATGCGTATAGTAGTTTTCCTAAAGGTACCATTCATGTTATTGGTATTGATTCTGAATTAAATCAGGAAAACAAACACATTGCTATGAAGCTAGACGACCATTATTTTATTTGCGCCAATAATGGTATTATGAGTATGATTTGTTCTGAAATAGCTCCAGAAAAAATTGTAGAAATAAACATACATGATAAAATTCAAACTAGTTTTCCTGTTTTAGATGTTTTTGTTAAAGTAGCTTGCCATATTGCAAGAGGTGGTACCCTAGAGGTTATTGGTAAAACCATTAATGAAATTAAGCCCATAAAAAATATTCTACCTTATGTTAATGATGAAAAAAACCAAATAATGGGCAAGATTATTTATGTTGATAATTATGGTAATGTGGTAACTAATATTAAAAAGAGTTTTTTTGAAACCATACAAAAAGGACGTGCTTTTGAAATTTATGCTAGAAATTATAAGTTTAATACCATTTATAAAAAATATAGCGATATTGTAAATTTTGAAATACCCGAAGGTAAAAGAAATGATGAAGGCAAAGGCTTGGTGGTTTTTAACTCTGGAAACTTTTTAGAAATTGCAGTTTACAAAAGTAATTCTGCCACTGTAGGAAGTGCTAGTAGTTTAATGGGATTAGGACTTATGGATACCGTTAGCGTTAAATTTATTAATGAATAA
- a CDS encoding putative quinol monooxygenase: protein MLVRIVKMGFHEMHIDTFLSNFNANKKQIRNFKGCKFLELYRDKNNPNIFFTYSYWETENDLEQYRQSELFKNVWNKTKVLFNIKPEAWSVDKLETLK from the coding sequence ATGCTTGTTAGAATTGTAAAAATGGGATTTCATGAAATGCATATTGATACATTTCTATCAAATTTTAATGCTAATAAAAAACAAATTAGAAACTTTAAGGGTTGTAAATTTTTAGAACTTTACAGAGATAAAAATAATCCAAATATATTTTTCACTTACAGTTATTGGGAAACTGAAAACGATTTGGAACAATACAGGCAGTCTGAATTATTTAAAAATGTCTGGAACAAAACCAAAGTACTTTTTAACATAAAACCAGAAGCTTGGAGTGTTGATAAACTAGAAACTTTAAAATAA
- the gldG gene encoding gliding motility-associated ABC transporter substrate-binding protein GldG: protein MLAILRKEINSFFASPIGYLVIAIFLLLNGLFLWLFKGEFNILDYGFADLSSFFLLAPWILIFLIPAVTMRSFSDEKKQGTLELLLTKPISHLKIVLGKYFGAFILIIIALTPTLLYVYTVYQLGNPVGNLDVGSTLGSYFGLLFLAAAYTAIGVFSSTLSDNQIVAFIIAVFLCFLFYIGFEGIADFTSSNFIEQLGMSYHFKSMGRGVLDTTNIIYFLSVTIFFIVLTVIAIKNETFKKKHLSQITTAFVVLIGLNIVSNSIHKRFDLTKDKRYTLSKSAINIIKDIESPITIDVFLEGEDFPSEFRRLQAETKQLLEEFSNVNDNIVFSFINPLEDEATKDRNIKQLNNRGLTPMQLSVTESGKSSQAVIFPWALASFNEQTVAIPLIKNKIGATQQELVSNSVQHLEYAFADGFSKLTKPKRRKIAVLKGNQQLDDIYIADFLKKLGEYYFIAPFTLDSVSNNAQKTLEDLKDFDLIISAKPTQPFTEEEKLVLDQFTMNGGKSLWLIDAVAIEKDSLYNEAGKNYAISRDLNLTDFFFKYGVRINPNIVSSLYSAPITLAIGEGSNSQFQHLQWPYSPLAGSSSKHPIVNNLNLVKFDFANQIDTLKNALKKTILLESAPLTKLEGTPREISLDLVTKPQDPKLFNKGNQTLAVLLEGEFTSVYHNLIKPIKLSTIKDQSTPTKMIIIADGDVIKNDVLKNKPQELGFDRWTGQTYGNKEFLLNAVNYLLDDDGLINIRSKEIAVAFLNQQKIASEKTKWQLVNILLPLVLLGIFGFIFNFIRKKKYAS from the coding sequence ATGTTAGCAATTTTAAGAAAAGAAATAAATTCCTTTTTTGCCTCACCCATTGGGTACTTAGTAATAGCTATTTTTCTATTACTAAATGGCTTGTTTTTATGGCTTTTTAAAGGCGAGTTTAACATTTTAGATTATGGATTTGCAGATTTATCATCGTTCTTTTTATTAGCACCATGGATACTTATTTTTCTTATTCCTGCCGTAACCATGCGCAGCTTTTCTGACGAAAAAAAACAAGGCACTTTAGAGTTACTTTTAACCAAACCCATATCTCATTTAAAAATAGTTTTAGGTAAATATTTTGGTGCATTTATACTCATTATTATAGCATTAACACCAACACTACTCTATGTTTATACCGTTTATCAATTAGGAAACCCTGTTGGAAATTTAGATGTTGGTAGCACACTAGGGTCTTATTTTGGTTTGTTGTTTTTAGCTGCTGCCTATACCGCTATTGGGGTGTTTAGCTCTACCCTATCAGATAATCAAATTGTGGCGTTTATTATTGCTGTGTTTTTATGTTTTCTGTTCTACATTGGTTTTGAAGGTATTGCCGATTTTACATCTAGCAATTTTATTGAACAATTAGGCATGAGTTACCACTTTAAAAGTATGGGACGAGGCGTGTTAGATACTACCAATATTATTTACTTTTTAAGTGTTACCATTTTCTTTATTGTACTTACTGTTATTGCTATTAAAAATGAAACTTTTAAGAAAAAACACCTGTCACAAATAACTACTGCTTTTGTTGTGTTAATAGGACTAAATATTGTTTCTAATTCTATACACAAACGTTTTGATTTAACAAAAGACAAACGCTACACTTTAAGCAAATCTGCTATAAACATCATAAAAGACATAGAGTCTCCTATTACTATTGATGTGTTTTTAGAAGGTGAAGATTTTCCTTCAGAATTTAGGCGCCTACAAGCTGAAACCAAACAACTACTAGAAGAGTTTTCTAATGTAAATGACAATATTGTTTTTAGTTTTATCAATCCGTTAGAAGACGAAGCTACTAAAGATAGAAACATTAAACAACTCAACAATCGTGGTTTAACCCCCATGCAATTAAGCGTTACAGAAAGTGGTAAGTCATCACAAGCTGTAATATTTCCATGGGCATTAGCAAGTTTTAATGAGCAAACAGTTGCCATTCCGCTTATAAAAAATAAAATTGGAGCCACACAACAAGAGTTAGTAAGTAATTCTGTTCAGCACTTAGAATACGCCTTTGCTGATGGTTTTAGCAAACTCACCAAACCCAAACGCCGAAAAATAGCAGTTTTAAAAGGCAATCAACAACTAGACGATATTTACATTGCAGATTTTCTTAAAAAATTAGGTGAATACTATTTTATTGCACCTTTTACCCTAGATAGTGTATCTAATAATGCTCAAAAAACTTTAGAAGATTTAAAGGATTTTGATTTAATTATTTCGGCAAAACCTACCCAACCATTTACAGAAGAAGAAAAATTAGTTTTAGACCAATTTACCATGAATGGTGGTAAAAGTCTCTGGTTAATAGATGCCGTAGCTATTGAAAAAGATAGTTTGTATAACGAAGCTGGTAAAAATTATGCCATTTCTAGAGATTTAAATTTAACCGATTTCTTTTTTAAATACGGTGTGCGCATAAATCCAAATATTGTTAGTTCCCTCTACTCTGCCCCAATAACATTGGCTATTGGCGAAGGTAGTAATTCGCAATTTCAGCATTTACAATGGCCTTATTCACCTTTAGCCGGTTCTAGCAGTAAGCACCCTATTGTAAACAACTTAAATCTTGTAAAATTTGACTTTGCTAACCAAATAGACACCTTAAAGAACGCATTAAAAAAGACTATCCTTTTAGAATCTGCGCCACTTACTAAATTAGAAGGAACCCCGCGCGAAATTAGTTTAGATTTAGTTACTAAACCACAAGACCCTAAATTGTTTAATAAAGGCAACCAAACATTGGCTGTTCTTTTAGAAGGTGAGTTTACCTCTGTGTATCATAATCTAATTAAACCCATAAAATTATCAACAATAAAAGACCAAAGTACACCAACCAAAATGATAATTATTGCCGATGGCGATGTTATTAAAAATGATGTGCTTAAAAACAAACCACAAGAATTAGGTTTTGATAGATGGACCGGACAAACTTACGGTAACAAAGAATTTTTACTTAATGCCGTAAATTATTTACTAGATGATGACGGACTTATAAACATTCGTTCTAAAGAAATAGCCGTAGCTTTCTTAAATCAGCAAAAAATAGCTTCAGAAAAAACCAAGTGGCAACTCGTAAACATCTTATTACCACTGGTATTACTAGGTATTTTTGGATTTATCTTTAATTTTATTAGAAAGAAAAAATACGCTTCTTAA
- the dnaN gene encoding DNA polymerase III subunit beta, producing the protein MKFIVSSTYLLKQLQVLGGVINNSNTLPILDNFLFELDNSTLTVSASDLETTMSSTLDVESDSTGSVAIPARLLLDTLKTFPEQPLTFVIEDNNTVEISSNHGKYALAYADGNEFPKAVALEDPSKTVVTGDVLATAISKTIFAAGNDDLRPVMSGVFFQFSQQGLTFVATDAHKLVKYTREDIQANQVAEFIMPKKPLNLLKGILAASEDEVVIEYNESNAKFTFENSVLICRLIDGKYPNYEAVIPKENPNKLVIDRTQFLNSVKRVSIFSNKTTHQIRLKIAGAELNISAEDVDYSNKAEERLTCDYQGDDMQIGFNSRFLTEMLNNLSSDEVQLEMSMPNRAGILTPIDGLDEGEQVTMLVMPVMLNS; encoded by the coding sequence ATGAAATTTATAGTATCTAGCACGTATTTATTGAAACAGCTGCAGGTTTTAGGTGGCGTTATAAATAATTCTAATACCTTACCTATTTTAGATAATTTTTTATTTGAATTAGATAACAGTACACTTACTGTTTCGGCAAGTGATTTAGAAACCACCATGTCTTCTACCCTTGATGTAGAAAGTGATAGTACCGGAAGCGTTGCTATTCCTGCGCGTTTGTTACTTGATACTTTAAAAACCTTCCCAGAGCAACCTTTAACATTTGTTATAGAAGATAACAACACTGTAGAAATTAGCTCTAACCACGGTAAATATGCCCTAGCTTACGCCGATGGAAACGAATTTCCTAAAGCCGTAGCCTTAGAAGACCCTAGTAAAACCGTTGTTACTGGAGATGTTTTAGCAACAGCCATAAGCAAAACAATTTTTGCTGCTGGAAATGACGATTTACGCCCTGTAATGAGTGGTGTATTTTTTCAGTTTTCACAACAAGGACTAACATTTGTAGCAACCGATGCTCATAAATTAGTAAAATACACTAGAGAAGATATACAAGCAAATCAGGTTGCAGAATTTATTATGCCTAAAAAACCTTTAAATCTTTTAAAAGGTATTTTAGCTGCTAGTGAAGATGAAGTTGTTATTGAATATAATGAATCTAATGCTAAATTTACATTTGAAAATTCTGTTTTAATCTGTAGGCTTATTGATGGTAAATACCCCAACTATGAGGCGGTAATACCTAAAGAAAACCCTAATAAATTGGTGATAGACAGAACGCAATTTTTAAACTCTGTAAAACGTGTTAGCATTTTCTCTAACAAAACAACCCACCAAATACGTTTAAAAATTGCAGGTGCCGAGTTAAATATTTCTGCCGAAGATGTAGATTACAGCAATAAAGCCGAAGAGCGTTTAACTTGTGATTACCAAGGTGACGATATGCAAATTGGGTTTAACTCGCGTTTTTTAACCGAAATGCTAAACAACCTTAGCTCTGATGAAGTACAACTAGAAATGAGCATGCCTAATAGAGCCGGTATTTTAACACCAATTGATGGTTTAGATGAAGGTGAGCAAGTTACTATGCTTGTAATGCCCGTAATGCTAAATTCTTAA
- a CDS encoding helix-turn-helix domain-containing protein: MKTTFGEYIRLLRNKNELTLTQLAAKLDLDSANLSKIENGKRDFDEKRLPKLAKIFKLNLTELRNEYVTDQIGKHIYETNCTKQLLQVAEEKAEYRRKLNKTLQA; encoded by the coding sequence ATGAAAACCACATTTGGAGAATACATCCGGCTTTTACGAAACAAAAACGAATTAACCTTAACTCAACTTGCAGCCAAACTGGACTTGGATTCTGCAAATTTGAGCAAAATAGAGAATGGAAAAAGAGATTTCGATGAAAAACGCTTACCAAAACTTGCGAAAATCTTCAAGCTTAATCTAACGGAATTACGGAATGAATATGTAACTGACCAAATTGGAAAACATATTTACGAAACTAATTGTACGAAACAACTTTTACAAGTCGCAGAAGAAAAAGCAGAATATCGCAGAAAACTTAATAAAACACTACAAGCATAA
- a CDS encoding DNA cytosine methyltransferase, whose amino-acid sequence MNIVSFFAGAGGLDLGFEKAGFNVIWANEYDKDIWETYEKNHKKTILDRRSIVNIESDEVPECDGIIGGPPCQSWSEAGSLRGINDKRGQLFYDFIRILEAKQPKFFLAENVSGMLLERHKKALNNIKEMFKNAGYRLSFKLLNASDFDVPQDRKRVFFVGIREDLGFEFKFPKPLKKKVTLEQAIADLKDSVVPAKDGNKTNKENCKIPNHEYMIGGFSSMFMSRNRVRSWDEQSFTIQAGGRHAPIHPQAPKMKFIEQNIRVFVPGKEDLYRRLSVRECARIQTFPNDFIFYYNNISAGYKMIGNAVPVNLAKHIAISIKSQIENAENEPKRVVKKKLELENTLS is encoded by the coding sequence ATGAATATAGTATCATTCTTCGCAGGAGCTGGCGGACTCGATTTAGGATTTGAAAAAGCAGGATTTAATGTTATTTGGGCAAACGAATATGACAAAGATATTTGGGAAACTTATGAGAAAAATCATAAAAAAACGATACTCGACAGACGAAGTATAGTAAACATAGAGTCTGACGAAGTTCCCGAATGCGATGGAATAATTGGTGGACCACCTTGTCAAAGTTGGAGTGAAGCAGGTTCATTACGTGGAATAAATGACAAAAGAGGACAATTATTTTATGACTTTATCCGAATATTAGAAGCAAAACAGCCAAAATTCTTTCTTGCTGAAAATGTAAGTGGAATGTTATTAGAAAGACACAAAAAAGCTTTAAATAATATTAAGGAAATGTTTAAAAATGCTGGATATAGATTGTCCTTTAAGTTATTAAATGCTTCTGACTTTGATGTTCCCCAAGACCGAAAAAGAGTATTTTTTGTAGGTATTCGAGAAGACCTTGGTTTTGAATTTAAATTTCCTAAACCATTAAAAAAGAAAGTGACTCTTGAACAGGCAATAGCTGATTTAAAAGATTCTGTTGTTCCAGCAAAAGATGGAAATAAGACAAATAAAGAAAATTGTAAAATCCCAAATCACGAATATATGATTGGCGGATTCTCTTCAATGTTTATGTCAAGGAATAGAGTAAGAAGTTGGGACGAACAGTCATTCACTATTCAAGCAGGAGGAAGACACGCCCCTATTCATCCACAAGCACCAAAGATGAAATTTATTGAGCAAAATATTCGCGTTTTTGTTCCAGGTAAAGAGGATTTATATCGCAGATTAAGTGTTAGAGAGTGCGCAAGAATTCAAACTTTTCCAAATGACTTCATATTCTATTATAACAATATTTCAGCTGGATACAAAATGATTGGAAATGCAGTTCCTGTTAATCTTGCAAAACATATTGCCATAAGTATTAAGTCTCAGATTGAGAATGCAGAAAATGAACCAAAACGAGTTGTAAAGAAAAAATTGGAATTAGAAAATACTCTTTCATAA
- a CDS encoding HaeIII family restriction endonuclease: MASQTINGKAFEYALLFEFYERLKTITSVSITENEPYKTAKGFFDGFSEPDQDTFRITASASINFLIDIEPRLSNGISKDDILVLELVSDQTGQTGDVRDILMIRSLQKWEIGISAKNNHRAVKHSRLSNKINFGEKWLGVSCSDNYFEEINPVFTMLADLRAKDKATKWTSIENMHQVVYIPILDAFRKELLRLDKENPNIVAENLVQYLIGNKDFYKVIKGKKKVEIQAYNLHGTLNLPFEKVKPKAKIPKLKLPTRLIEVVYQENSTTTLLVSLNEGWQISFRIHNASSRVEPSLKFDINLVSAPHTLFTNHIFVNG; this comes from the coding sequence ATGGCAAGTCAAACAATTAACGGTAAGGCATTTGAATATGCATTGCTATTTGAATTTTATGAACGTTTAAAGACAATAACAAGCGTTTCAATAACTGAAAACGAACCTTATAAAACGGCTAAAGGATTTTTCGATGGTTTTAGCGAACCAGATCAAGATACTTTTAGAATTACCGCCAGTGCTTCAATTAATTTTCTAATTGACATTGAACCGAGATTATCGAATGGTATTAGCAAAGATGATATTTTAGTTTTGGAATTAGTTAGTGACCAAACTGGACAAACTGGAGATGTTCGTGATATTTTGATGATTCGTTCTCTACAAAAATGGGAAATTGGAATTTCAGCAAAGAATAATCATAGAGCAGTTAAACATTCAAGGTTATCAAATAAAATCAACTTTGGAGAAAAATGGTTAGGTGTTTCTTGTTCAGACAATTACTTCGAGGAAATTAACCCGGTTTTTACAATGCTTGCTGATTTGAGAGCAAAGGACAAAGCTACTAAATGGACTTCGATTGAAAATATGCACCAAGTAGTTTATATTCCAATTTTAGATGCTTTCCGTAAAGAATTACTTCGTTTAGATAAAGAAAACCCAAACATTGTAGCAGAAAATTTGGTACAATATTTAATTGGGAATAAGGATTTTTACAAGGTAATTAAAGGTAAAAAGAAAGTCGAGATTCAGGCTTACAATTTACACGGAACTTTGAATTTGCCTTTTGAAAAAGTAAAACCAAAAGCCAAAATTCCAAAATTAAAATTACCAACAAGATTAATCGAAGTTGTTTACCAAGAAAATTCAACAACAACATTGTTAGTTTCTTTGAATGAGGGTTGGCAGATTTCTTTTAGAATTCATAATGCGAGTTCAAGAGTTGAACCATCATTGAAATTTGACATAAATTTAGTAAGTGCTCCACACACTTTATTTACGAATCATATATTTGTGAATGGATAA
- a CDS encoding universal stress protein codes for MKTILLPTDFSKNSINAIKYATELFKNEVCDFYVLNVQKASSFISDDMMSVSTSTTIYSTLIDAAKKSISNIISGIEIKKKNSNHKFHSIVDYDNFIDSINQTSKKHQVDLIVMGTKGASGLKRVLFGSNTARVMQRCNVPVLAIPDGCKFSSLKKIAFTTNHINIFTIEELETLKWLVAFCKSELYILHVADEHHLAQKQMQNMEFFDAYFPNAFHDFIDVNYKDMFDTVHKYLTDNNINLLSMISEKHSFLERLFTRHALETFAFSIDVPFLVMERANEKS; via the coding sequence ATGAAAACTATATTATTACCTACAGATTTTTCTAAAAATTCTATTAACGCTATTAAATATGCAACAGAATTGTTTAAAAATGAAGTTTGTGATTTTTATGTTTTAAATGTTCAAAAGGCGTCATCATTTATTTCAGATGATATGATGTCTGTATCAACTTCAACAACAATATATTCAACCTTAATTGATGCCGCAAAAAAATCAATTTCTAATATTATTTCTGGTATAGAAATAAAAAAGAAAAACAGCAATCATAAATTTCATTCTATAGTAGATTATGATAATTTTATAGATTCTATAAATCAAACTTCAAAAAAACATCAGGTAGATTTAATAGTTATGGGTACTAAAGGAGCCTCTGGTTTAAAACGCGTTCTTTTTGGAAGTAACACAGCAAGAGTTATGCAACGTTGTAATGTACCTGTTTTAGCAATTCCAGATGGGTGTAAGTTTTCTAGCTTAAAAAAAATAGCTTTTACTACCAATCATATTAATATATTTACAATTGAAGAATTAGAAACTTTAAAATGGCTTGTAGCGTTCTGCAAATCTGAACTTTATATTTTACATGTGGCCGATGAGCATCATTTAGCACAAAAACAAATGCAAAATATGGAATTTTTTGATGCATATTTCCCAAATGCTTTTCATGACTTTATTGATGTTAATTACAAAGACATGTTTGATACCGTACATAAATACCTAACAGATAACAACATTAATTTACTTTCTATGATTAGTGAAAAGCACTCATTTTTAGAACGATTATTTACCAGACACGCCTTAGAAACGTTTGCATTTAGTATAGATGTGCCGTTTTTAGTAATGGAGCGTGCTAATGAAAAAAGTTAG
- a CDS encoding DUF3108 domain-containing protein, with translation MARFFYLLIFLWSFTINAQNTAVSPNEKLVYTASYNMSGILTDIAQVTMETSNVQTSKATLLRLKCTAATYSKWDNFFRIRDLYESYVSPKTLKPYLYKRNINEGSYFKAMKYTYSHKTSTIKSVQTKKKNHVENKDFKFSLGAKDIVSTLYNIRLVNFEGMNKGSQKTLTIIFDRKETKAYITYLGKETINTDIGTKTCYKISIGSQSKILEGSNNNVLWLTADANKIIVYGKFKIPVGNGELKIKSASGLKN, from the coding sequence ATGGCTCGTTTTTTTTACCTACTTATTTTTTTGTGGTCTTTTACTATAAATGCGCAAAATACGGCTGTTTCACCCAATGAAAAGCTTGTTTATACGGCTTCGTACAATATGTCTGGAATTCTTACTGATATTGCACAAGTAACCATGGAAACTAGCAACGTACAAACATCAAAAGCAACACTTTTAAGATTAAAATGTACTGCCGCCACATATAGCAAATGGGATAATTTTTTTAGAATTAGAGATTTGTATGAAAGTTACGTTAGCCCTAAAACTTTAAAACCCTATTTATACAAACGAAACATTAATGAAGGTAGTTATTTTAAGGCCATGAAATACACTTATAGCCATAAAACTAGCACCATTAAATCTGTACAAACTAAAAAGAAAAATCATGTTGAAAACAAAGATTTCAAATTTAGCCTAGGTGCAAAAGACATTGTATCTACACTGTACAATATTAGGTTGGTTAATTTTGAAGGCATGAATAAAGGCAGTCAAAAAACACTTACTATTATTTTTGACCGAAAAGAAACCAAAGCCTACATTACTTATTTAGGAAAAGAAACCATTAACACTGATATTGGCACAAAAACTTGTTACAAAATATCTATAGGAAGTCAATCTAAAATTTTAGAAGGAAGCAACAATAATGTATTGTGGCTTACTGCAGATGCCAACAAAATAATAGTATATGGTAAATTTAAAATACCTGTTGGAAATGGTGAGTTAAAAATAAAATCTGCCTCTGGATTAAAAAATTAA
- a CDS encoding FUSC family protein → MKKVFTVLALITSFLAIILAVLPVSNLAIIPAVLALIFGLLAFYYSKKTGQVKKIIQFTFFLTIMALAITTYKAVFTKTEVANTDDLEATETKSQEDAIEELEELEIDDIEIDESELEDIEL, encoded by the coding sequence ATGAAAAAAGTATTTACCGTATTAGCACTAATAACTTCTTTTTTAGCTATTATTTTAGCTGTTTTACCTGTTTCTAATTTAGCCATAATTCCAGCTGTTTTAGCCCTCATTTTCGGACTTTTGGCATTTTATTATTCAAAAAAAACTGGACAAGTAAAAAAAATAATTCAGTTTACCTTCTTTTTAACTATCATGGCACTAGCCATTACCACTTACAAAGCTGTTTTTACAAAAACCGAAGTAGCTAATACCGATGATTTAGAAGCCACAGAAACTAAATCTCAAGAAGATGCTATAGAAGAACTGGAAGAGTTAGAAATTGATGACATTGAGATAGACGAATCTGAACTAGAAGATATAGAGTTATAA
- a CDS encoding M28 family metallopeptidase — protein MKILFLLSALSLVGTCATPKYTTKIKNLKNNIQLVDSTHVVKYASTITAKELKTHLYTFSSDEFEGRKSGEPGHVKAAHFLKTYYQNENIQSAFGNSNYFQTIPAEFLSNNIKSTNNVLAFIEGSEKPDEIVVISAHLDHLGIEEDGQINNGADDDGSGTVALMEIAQAFNLAKNKGLGPKRSILFLHFTAEEIGKKGSEYYTEHPVFPLENTVVNLNIDMIGRVDDLHQENKDYIYLIGSDRMSTELHYLSEKVNNAYFNIYLDYKYNSLRDRNNYYFRSDHYNFAANGVPVIFYFNGEHADYHKPTDTADKIDYPLLKRRTQLVFATAWQIANQEQRVLLDENNKLLN, from the coding sequence ATGAAAATCCTTTTCTTGCTTTCAGCGCTCTCATTAGTTGGTACTTGTGCTACACCCAAATACACAACTAAAATTAAAAACTTAAAAAATAATATTCAACTGGTAGATAGTACACATGTTGTAAAATACGCTAGTACAATTACTGCCAAAGAATTAAAAACTCACCTCTATACTTTTTCATCAGATGAGTTTGAAGGTAGAAAATCTGGTGAACCAGGTCATGTAAAAGCCGCCCATTTTTTAAAAACATATTACCAAAACGAAAACATACAATCTGCCTTTGGTAATAGTAATTATTTTCAAACCATTCCAGCAGAATTTTTATCTAATAACATTAAAAGTACCAACAATGTTTTAGCTTTTATTGAAGGCTCTGAAAAACCAGATGAAATAGTGGTTATTTCTGCACATTTAGATCATTTAGGAATTGAGGAAGACGGACAAATAAATAATGGTGCAGATGATGATGGCTCTGGAACGGTAGCGCTTATGGAAATAGCTCAAGCTTTTAACTTAGCAAAAAACAAAGGTTTAGGTCCCAAAAGAAGCATACTTTTTCTTCATTTTACTGCTGAAGAGATAGGAAAAAAAGGCTCTGAATACTATACTGAACACCCCGTTTTTCCGTTAGAAAACACCGTAGTAAACCTTAATATAGACATGATTGGAAGAGTTGATGATTTACATCAAGAGAATAAAGATTATATTTATTTAATTGGTTCTGATAGAATGAGTACAGAATTACACTACCTGTCGGAAAAGGTAAATAATGCCTACTTCAACATATATCTAGACTATAAATACAATTCATTAAGAGATAGAAATAATTATTACTTTAGGTCAGATCATTATAACTTTGCTGCAAATGGTGTTCCTGTAATTTTTTATTTTAATGGTGAACACGCCGATTACCACAAGCCTACCGATACTGCAGATAAGATAGACTACCCGCTTTTAAAAAGAAGAACACAACTAGTCTTTGCTACGGCATGGCAAATAGCCAATCAGGAACAAAGAGTTCTATTAGATGAAAATAATAAACTATTAAATTAA